The following are encoded together in the Daucus carota subsp. sativus chromosome 5, DH1 v3.0, whole genome shotgun sequence genome:
- the LOC108222082 gene encoding uncharacterized protein LOC108222082 isoform X2, whose protein sequence is MRHCSEHRLRHGIAESPLLEEQKQRLIAIKDSLKDVDNMLVVLQRMQSHQRQQCQEAFIKLEKSRKHLIENIKHFQEQGGKLNVIEELNACFRNENTEKQVHELKVDDDNSRVFTNCVRGFFNPLNWHGTAKTAITLALISVSVTSTYNFRQSRQENRCASSTGSVIARNFDFLAIDSDSPMDVSYGRG, encoded by the exons ATGAG ACATTGTTCAGAACATAGGCTACGCCATGGAATTGCAGAAAGTCCATTGTTGGAGGAGCAGAAACAAAGGTTGATAGCCATTAAAGATTCGCTCAAAGATGTCGATAACATGCTTGTCGTACTGCAG AGAATGCAATCTCACCAACGCCAACAATGCCAAGAAGCATTCATTAAGCTCGAAAAAAGTAGAAAGCATCTGATAGAAAACATAAAACATTTCCAAGAACAAGGAGGAAAGCTCAATGTGATAGAAGAGTTGAATGCGTGTTTCAGAAACGAGAACACGGAGAAGCAGGTTCACGAACTTAAAGTAGATGATGACAATTCTCGGGTTTTTACCAACTGCGTTAGAGGTTTCTTCAATCCATTGAATTGGCATGGAACTGCTAAAACTGCAATAACACTAGCTCTTATTTCTGTTTCTGTTACATCAACATATAACTTCCGCCAATCCAGACAGGAAAATAGATGTGCATCATCTACAGGTTCAGTAATTGCtagaaattttgattttttagcaATTGATTCAGATAGTCCTATGGATGTTTCATATGGAAGGGGATAA
- the LOC135152663 gene encoding uncharacterized protein LOC135152663, which produces MEPTVNAVQGHIGKTIFDKDFKNHRESDTRSIYFFELKRMIEFLEEEVTVTSEILKPVYKYHDLREKQYRDVYGDWRFHDDSNYLSPIEEEQDDVEPDNKVIDLTAGDEDKHPQQTSQSNASEAQHEQSSTFNYQDQKERLMKRYMQINREFSYRPTYVPYVLDNPLTFKGNKEFQVEKDLKLK; this is translated from the exons ATGGAACCTACTGTCAATGCTGTTCAAGGTCATATAGGTAAAACTATATTTGACAAAGATTTCAAGAATCACAGAGAAAGTGACACACGTTCAATCTACTTCTTTGAGCTTAAAAGGATGATTGAATTTCTGGAAGAAGAAGTCACCGTTACCTCTGAAATACTGAAGCCTGTCTATAAGTATCATGATCTAAGGGAGAAGCAGTATAGAGATGTATATGGTGATTGGAGATTTCACGATGATTCTAATTATCTCAGTCCTATTGAGGAAGAACAAGATGATGTTGAACCGGATAACAAAGTTATTGATTTGACTGCTGGTGATGAAGATAAACATCCACAGCAAACATCTCAAAGTAATGCATCTGAAGCTCAACATGAACAATCTTCCACATTCAACTATCAAGATCAAAAGGAGAGATTGATGAAGCGTTATATGCAGATCAACAGAGAATTCTCTTACCGACCAACCTATGTGCCTTATGTACTTGATAATCCACTGACATTCAAAG ggaataaagaattccaagttgagaaggatttgaagctaaaatag
- the LOC108222082 gene encoding uncharacterized protein LOC108222082 isoform X1 translates to MEIDESKLRTLSMKAWSWVDKISDEIENESTIVCRHCSEHRLRHGIAESPLLEEQKQRLIAIKDSLKDVDNMLVVLQRMQSHQRQQCQEAFIKLEKSRKHLIENIKHFQEQGGKLNVIEELNACFRNENTEKQVHELKVDDDNSRVFTNCVRGFFNPLNWHGTAKTAITLALISVSVTSTYNFRQSRQENRCASSTGSVIARNFDFLAIDSDSPMDVSYGRG, encoded by the exons ATGGAAATTGACGAAAGTAAGCTGAGAACTTTAAGTATGAAAGCTTGGAGTTGGGTTGATAAAATAAGTGATGAAATCGAGAATGAAAGCACCATTGTATGCAGACATTGTTCAGAACATAGGCTACGCCATGGAATTGCAGAAAGTCCATTGTTGGAGGAGCAGAAACAAAGGTTGATAGCCATTAAAGATTCGCTCAAAGATGTCGATAACATGCTTGTCGTACTGCAG AGAATGCAATCTCACCAACGCCAACAATGCCAAGAAGCATTCATTAAGCTCGAAAAAAGTAGAAAGCATCTGATAGAAAACATAAAACATTTCCAAGAACAAGGAGGAAAGCTCAATGTGATAGAAGAGTTGAATGCGTGTTTCAGAAACGAGAACACGGAGAAGCAGGTTCACGAACTTAAAGTAGATGATGACAATTCTCGGGTTTTTACCAACTGCGTTAGAGGTTTCTTCAATCCATTGAATTGGCATGGAACTGCTAAAACTGCAATAACACTAGCTCTTATTTCTGTTTCTGTTACATCAACATATAACTTCCGCCAATCCAGACAGGAAAATAGATGTGCATCATCTACAGGTTCAGTAATTGCtagaaattttgattttttagcaATTGATTCAGATAGTCCTATGGATGTTTCATATGGAAGGGGATAA
- the LOC135146785 gene encoding tubulin gamma-3 chain-like gives MGSYLLETLNDLYSKKLVQTYSVFPNKNEISDVVVQPYNSLLTLKRLTLNADCVVLLDNTALNRIAVERLHIPNPSANMIRKTTVLDVMRRLLQIKNIMVSPNARTKEASQAKYISILNIIQGEVDPTQDSRKKQVLFLPNFSPKSSGEKSTDKPISSFKDSNMSLF, from the exons ATGGGTTCATATCTATTGGAGACTCTGAATGATCTCTACAGCAAGAAACTTGTACAGACATATAGCGTCTTTCCTAACAAGAACGAGATAAGCGATGTGGTGGTCCAGCCCTACAACTCTCTTCTGACACTCAAGCGCCTTACTCTGAATGCTGATTGTGTAGTTCTTCTTGATAATACTGCGTTGAATAGAATTGCtgtggaacgccttcatattCCGAATCCTTCC GCTAATATGATCCGTAAAACTACTGTACTAGATGTGATGAGAAGACTTCTTCAG ATAAAGAATATCATGGTCTCCCCTAATGCCCGGACAAAAGAAGCTAGTCAGGCAAAGTACATATCGATATTAAACATTATACAGGGAGAAGTTGATCCTACTCAG GATAGTAGGAAGAAGCAAGTGTTATTTTTACCCAACTTCTCTCCAAAATCTTCTGGAGAGAAGTCCACAGACAAGCCTATAAGTTCTTTTAAAGATTCAAATATGTCCCTCTTTTAA
- the LOC108221109 gene encoding protein SODIUM POTASSIUM ROOT DEFECTIVE 2 yields MGKLRFGKMLDRLCLSSSYGTSCCICINGYGSSFDGVDDLEKEPLVGTEGDELVRLKDFVEEPKSLALQLKPKIVVLRVSMHCNGCARKVEKHISKMDGVTSYQIDLETKMVVIMGDIVPFEVVESIAKVKNAEFWQSPSVDHKT; encoded by the exons ATGGGGAAGCTGCGGTTTGGAAAAATGTTAGATAGGTTGTGTTTGTCTTCTTCTTATGGTACAAGCTGCTGTATATGTATCAATGGGTATGGATCAAGTTTTGATGGTGTGGATGACCTAGAGAAGGAGCCATTGGTTGGAACTGAAGGTGATGAATTGGTAAGGCTCAAGGATTTTGTTGAGGAACCCAAGTCTTTGGCTCTTCAGTTAAAACCAAAG ATAGTTGTGCTAAGAGTATCCATGCACTGCAACGGTTGTGCAAGAAAGGTTGAGAAACACATCTCAAAGATGGACG GAGTGACATCTTACCAAATAGACCTGGAAACAAAAATGGTGGTGATAATGGGAGATATTGTACCTTTTGAAGTGGTGGAGAGCATTGCTAAAGTAAAAAATGCAGAGTTTTGGCAATCTCCTTCAGTTGATCACAAGACATAA